One genomic window of Daphnia pulex isolate KAP4 chromosome 10, ASM2113471v1 includes the following:
- the LOC124206107 gene encoding uncharacterized protein LOC124206107 encodes MIRGPSRGLGTFRCRCCRWILPLLLVTLPLLFGSLVVVVTAASATAAADQSTPAGNYISSSSRADPPATVSIFHHQLPANMVAGSSASGGASQQQQQHPSRSQQQQQQQQVAPSLVAHGYGGYKPAAPSKESSSSGSSSATEEGSILRLLSKNNLYIQSFPNGTVSATGQDSSFYSVLKQSAVGFGRIYIRGIASRLYLCINECGRLYGSEHLEPDCILQDHIEGNWYNSYTSIKHSTAEKSLYMAFNSNTGSPCRLRLKSETASDGRSIVALGSNEKYALFFPVRNISLPDGMNLTSLIQLNKRIPFAKNSVKPTGCAPRCSKSSDQSIKETSSNRASSKEKSKRKNKCSCLSSETPAQGGGNVERCRRPRQCRPNPGQHARKSHRESSGSSSSSGSSSGSSSSSSNMATESGWNQLKRPDRHREKKSRNNKKRVTTENSSASSDLPSAESRPSPVNRLEIDPPPVKWMVESGSSQTASAAGKNPKKSTPTTTTTTTTTHQDASAEPQRHKVKNHRGKKSSLEDRSATDAVISNPSKSRGSDGGRQDRTLRLPHRKSDSRLIRHRYRKIRAHPELAEQLDAMS; translated from the exons ATGATTCGTGGCCCTAGCCGTGGCCTCGGGACCTTCCGCTGTCGCTGCTGCCGCTGGATCCTCCCGCTTCTCCTCGTGACCCTTCCGCTTTTGTTCGGCtccctcgtcgtcgtcgtcaccgccgcctccgccaccgccgccgccgatcAGTCAACGCCAGCAGGCAATTACATTTCCTCTTCCAGCAGGGCTGATCCGCCAGCGACCGTGTCCATCTTCCACCACCAACTGCCCGCCAACATGGTGGCCGGCAGCTCTGCCAGCGGTGGCGcgtcccagcagcagcagcagcatcccagtcgttcccagcagcagcagcagcagcaacaagtcGCCCCCTCGCTGGTGGCCCACGGTTACGGCGGCTACAAACCGGCAGCGCCGTCCaaggagagcagcagcagtggcagcagcagcgcgacGGAGGAAGGATCGATCCTGCGACTCTTGAGCAAAAACAATCTCTACATCCAAAGTTTCCCCAACGGCACCGTCAGCGCCACAGGACAGGACTCGAGTTTCTATT ctGTTTTGAAACAAAGTGCAGTCGGCTTTGGAAGGATCTACATCCGAGGAATCGCATCTCGGCTCTACCTGTGCATCAACGAATGCGGAAGACTCTACGGCTCT GAGCATTTGGAGCCGGATTGCATCCTCCAGGACCATATTGAGGGCAACTGGTACAACTCGTACACGTCGATCAAGCACTCGACGGCCGAGAAGTCGTTGTACATGGCCTTCAACAGCAACACGGGCTCTCCGTGCCGGTTACGGCTGAAGAGCGAGACGGCCAGTGACGGGCGCTCGATCGTGGCCCTGGGAAGCAACGAGAAGTACGCTCTGTTTTTCCCAGTGCGCAACATCTCATTGCCCGATGGGATGAACCTAACTAGTCTGATACAGTTGAACAAAAGGATTCCCTTTGCGAAGAACAGCGTTAAGCCAACAGGTTGTGCTCCTCGTTGCTCCAAGTCGTCTGACCAGTCCATAAAAGAGACCAGCTCCAATCGAGCCAGTAGCAAAGAGAAATccaagaggaaaaataagTGTTCCTGTCTTTCCAGTGAGACTCCTGCCCAAGGCGGAGGCAACGTGGAGCGATGTCGCAGACCGCGCCAATGCCGGCCAAACCCCGGCCAGCACGCCCGAAAGAGCCACAGAGAAagcagtggcagcagcagcagcagtggcagcagcagtggcagcagcagcagcagcagcaatatgGCGACGGAATCCGGCTGGAACCAGCTGAAGCGACCCGATCGGcatcgagagaaaaagagtcgaaacaacaaaaaaagagtgacCACCGAGAACAGCAGCGCCTCGTCCGACCTCCCGTCCGCCGAGAGCCGACCCAGTCCCGTCAACCGTCTCGAAATCGATCCTCCGCCCGTCAAGTGGATGGTAGAGAGCGGCAGCTCGCAAACGGCCTCTGCTGCCGGTAAAAATCCAAAGAAATCgacaccgacgacgacgacgacgacgacgacgacgcatCAAGACGCAAGTGCGGAGCCGCAGAGACACAAAGTGAAAAATCACCGGGGGAAAAAGAGCAGCCTAGAAGATAGATCGGCGACCGACGCCGTTATCTCGAATCCGTCGAAAAGTAGAGGCTCCGACGGCGGTCGCCAAGATCGAACTTTGCGATTGCCGCACAGGAAGAGCGACAGCCGGCTAATACGGCACAGGTACAGGAAGATTCGGGCGCACCCGGAACTCGCCGAACAGCTCGACGCCATGTCTTAA